The DNA sequence TGTTGCTCGGCTTATGGGTTTTGCGCTTTGTATTTTCGATGGTTTCCTATGGGGCGAATGTTCCCGGCGGTATTTTTCTGCCGATCTTATCCTTGGGGGCAATATTGGGCGCCATCTATGGGAAAGCAACGTTGTCTCTGTTTTCTTTCGATCCGCAATATTTGCCGCATTTTATCATTTTTGCGATGGCGGGTTATTTCACAGCCATCGGAAAAGCACCCTTGACCGCCATCATTTTGGTGACGGAGATGGTCGGCGGGATGAATCAGTTGATGCCGCTTGCCATTTGTTCATTCAGCGCCTTTGTCACGGCCGATCTGTTGGGCGTGGATCCCATCTATGAGAGTCTTCTGGAAAGACTTATCGCTTCGCATGACAGCAAGCGCAACGGGAAAAAATATTTGTTTGATCTACCGGTCAGAGCCGAAAGCCATTTTTCCGGCAAAGAGATCCGTGATGTCCGATGGCCTGAGGATGTGTTGGTGACATCGATCAGAAGAGGCCAACAGAATGTTGTGGCAACCGGGAAAACAATTATGCAGACGGGGGATGTGTTGCATGTTTTGACCGATCTGGGCCTGGCCAAAACCGTTCAGGAAGAACTGAAGCAATTGGAAAAGAGGCGACTTTTCGACACTTGATGCACCAAAACGGATTTTTTCTGAAAAGTATGCTATCCTTATATTGAATTTTTCAAAGTCGGTGCATCGCAAGCCTTGATAGAGGGGGTACTGTAAAATGGGAAGAATTTCAGACATCACATTGACCAATCAACCGGAGCAGCGCATCATTTCCATCAAAACGGAAACGACGCTAAAAAATATGCAGACGAAGATAGAGGAATGCCGCGAAAAAATCCTGACCTACCTGAATTTGTTGGAAGAACTGCCTGCAGGTCCCTGTTTCACGATCTATTACTCATTCACGAAGCAAAATGTCGAAATTGAAGTCGGCTATCCAATCGTAAAAATGTTGCCTGAGCAGGATGATATCCGCATGTCCATCATTCCGGCGGGGAAACGGGTATCCTGTCTGAACATCGGCCCTTATAATGAAATCCCGAAACTTTACCAGGAAATGGATAAGTGGTTGGAATTCCATGATTTCGAAACGAACGGCATCTCCTATGAAACCTACTACAACGGCGAAGGCTTCACGCCTCAGGAATATTTGACCAAAATCGAATTGCCTATCCAAGAGGCAGATGAATCATAAAAAATTATAGCTACAAAAAGGCGAGCCGTCGAATAGACGGCTCCACTTTTTTGGAAAGGAAAAAATATGCAAAAAAACAAACAGCCAGCGATGGCGGAAAATAAGATGGGTGTCATGCCCGTCAACAAATTACTGATTTCCATGTCCGTACCAATGATGATTTCCATGGTAGTTCAGGCTTTATACAATGTAGTGGACAGCATCTTTGTGGCCCAAATCAGTGAAAAAGCCCTGACTGCGGTATCCTTAGCCTTCCCGGTGCAGAACTTGATGATTGCTCTGGCGGTCGGGACCGGGGTCGGGATCAATGCGTTGGTTTCTAGACGCCTCGGGGAAAAGAATTACGCAGCCGCAAACAGCACTGCAGATAATGGGATTTTTCTGAATGCCATGCATTTTCTGCTGTTTTTGGCGTTAGGCCTGTTCTTCATCCCGCTTTATTTCTCCTTTCAGACGAAGGATGCAGAAATCATCGCCTACGGGATCGATTACCTGCAAGTCATCTGTGTCTTTTCGATCGGAATATTTATGCAAGTCAGCATGGAACGCTTGTTGCAATCCACCGGCAGAACCTTGTTCACGATGGCGACCCAAGCGACAGGCGCAATCCTGAACATCATCCTCGATCCGATCTTCATTTTCGGCTGGTTCGGTGTTCCGGCGATGGGCACAAGAGGCGCTGCGATCGCAACCGTCATCGGACAGATAGTCGCGGCTTCGCTGGCGTTCTTTTTCAATGTTCGGTTCAATAAGGAAATCAGCTTATCGTTTAAAGGGTTCCGCCCGGATATGCATACGATCAAAAAAATCTATTCGATCGGCGGCCCTTCAATTCTGATGCAAGCTGTCGGATCCTTCCTGAACTTGAGCCTGAACAATATCCTGATCCGTTTCACACCGACTGCGACCGCTGTCTTCGGTGTCTACTTCAAGCTCCAAAGTTTCATCTTCATGCCGGTTTTCGGCTTGAACAACGGGATGGTTCCTATCATCGCCTACAACTATGGTGCCGATCAAAAAGAGCGGATCAAAGAGACCATCAGATTGTCAAAAAGATATGCGATGGCGATCATGTTCATCGGCGCTGCCATTTTCTTGCTGATGCCCGGCACACTTCTACAATTGTTCAACGCATCCGATGAAATGCTGGAGATCGGTATCCCGGCTTTGCGGATCATCAGTCTCTGCTATGTTGCTGCAGGCTACAACATCGTTTCCGGTTCTGTGTTCCAGGCCTTCGGAAGAGGCGGTCTGAGCCTTTGGGTTTCCATGATCCGCCAGGTCGTGGTCTTGCTGCCGGCAGCTTATCTGCTTTCCTTGATGGGAAACGTTGCGTTTGTCTGGTGGGCATTTCCGATCGCGGAAGCCTTCGCCTTGGTCATGAGCATCTATTTCAATAAGAAAATCGACAAAGAAGTCATCGCGAACATCTATCCGCATACAATTGGGGACGCTGTTCCAGAATAATCAGAAAAACGAAGTCTTGCAGAGCCGTATAATGGTTCTGCAAGGCTTTTTTTAGTGGGTTCGCGTGAAGGTGTGTTTTCGCTTCCGGAAAAGTGTCCGGCTTTACTTTTAATCCCCGGAATCCTAAAATGAAGGAGACAGAAGGACGTTTATAACCAGAATGGAGGGGTTTCAGTGAAGATCGGAATCATCGGAGCGACAGGCAGACAGGGCAGATTGATTTTGGAAGAAGCGCATGCTAGGGGACACGAGGTGACCGCCATCATCCGGAATCCCGCCAAGCTTGCAGACAAAGAAGTAGCCATCATGGAGCGGGATATTTTCGATGTGCAGGTGGAGGATCTGAAAGGATTCGATGTGATTGTGGATGCGTTCAATGCACCTGCGGGAATGGAGGAGGAGCATGTGACCTCACTACAGTCCCTGATCGATGAACTGGAGCACCTGCCGGAAACGCGTTTGATCGTTGTAGGCGGAGCCGGCAGCCTTTACGCGGATCCCGGAAAAACGATCCGGGTGATGGAAACGGCCAATTTTCCCGAGGCTTTCAAACCGACTGCCACGAACATGGCCAAGGCCCTCAGCATACTGAAGGAAAGCAAAGCCAATTGGACTTATCTTTCGCCATCCGCTTATTTTGACCCAAACGGCAACCGGACCGGGAAATACGCGGAAGGTGCAGAAACGCTGCTGCTGAACAGCGAGGGTGAAAGTTACATCAGTTACGCGGATTATGCGATCGCGCTGGTGGACGAGATCGAAAGACAACGACATCTGAGACAACGCTACACAGTCGTCGGCGAAAGGCAGTAGGTCCTTACGCTGACAGGCACGACAACGCAGATCAGGAGGGGAATTCATGGAAACATTGGATTTGATCATCGATTTTCATAAAAGCAACCCGCGCCAAGGTCCCGGCAGCCAACAAAGCACCATCAAAGCGCTGCAGTTTCTGCCGCAATTGACCCCGCAAACGCAACTGCTGGACGTCGGCTGCGGAACCGGCGCGCAGACGATGGTGCTGAGCGAACAGACGCCAGCCCATATCACAGCGGTCGACAGCAGCAAAGAATTTTTGAGCATACTCAAACACAAAGTCCTGCAAAAAGGCATCACGAACCGCTTGACTGTCAAGGAAATGGACATGGAACAGCTGGCTTTCGCTCCGGAATCATTGGACGTCATCTGGGCAGAAGGCGCCATCTACAACATCGGCTTTTCCAGAGGCATCCGTGAGTGGAGACCATTGCTGAAAAAAGACGGTTACTTGGTTGTTTCGGAAATTTCCTGGCTGACGCCGGAACGTCCGCAGATCGTGGACAAATATTGGACCGAAGTTTACCCGGAAATGGGGACGATTGCTGAAAAGACCGCCCAGATCGAGGAGGCCGGCTACATCCCGGTGGCTCATTTTGTCCTGCCCGAATCGGACTGGACGAGCCACTATTACCATTATTACGAGGCCAATGAAGCGGCATTCCTGGAGCGGCACAGCCACAGCGAGGATGCGAAAGCCTTGGTGGAGGAGAACCGCCAGGAAATGAAACATTTCGAAAAATACAGTGCGTACTACAACTACGTTTTCTACATCATGCAGAAACGTTGAAAAAACTGGAAAATAGAGGCGCCCGGTCCGTAGGATGGACAGGGCGCCTCTATTTTTTTTAGGATACATTCTATTTTACAATAAATTCTACTTGGTCAGGAATGTCTTATAGGTACGGTCAATGAAGGTGGCTCCGATCGGCGCGGTCAGGATGATCGCCAAGACGGCGACGCTCAAAATGATGCTGCCGGCTTCGACTCCGGCAGCCAAAGGGATCGAACCGATAGCCGCTTGGACAGTGGCCTTCGGCGTATACGCCATCGCGGAGAAAATGCGTTCTTTTGCATTCAGTTTTGTGCCTGAAACCGCCAGGAAGACGGCCAC is a window from the Trichococcus shcherbakoviae genome containing:
- a CDS encoding MATE family efflux transporter, producing MQKNKQPAMAENKMGVMPVNKLLISMSVPMMISMVVQALYNVVDSIFVAQISEKALTAVSLAFPVQNLMIALAVGTGVGINALVSRRLGEKNYAAANSTADNGIFLNAMHFLLFLALGLFFIPLYFSFQTKDAEIIAYGIDYLQVICVFSIGIFMQVSMERLLQSTGRTLFTMATQATGAILNIILDPIFIFGWFGVPAMGTRGAAIATVIGQIVAASLAFFFNVRFNKEISLSFKGFRPDMHTIKKIYSIGGPSILMQAVGSFLNLSLNNILIRFTPTATAVFGVYFKLQSFIFMPVFGLNNGMVPIIAYNYGADQKERIKETIRLSKRYAMAIMFIGAAIFLLMPGTLLQLFNASDEMLEIGIPALRIISLCYVAAGYNIVSGSVFQAFGRGGLSLWVSMIRQVVVLLPAAYLLSLMGNVAFVWWAFPIAEAFALVMSIYFNKKIDKEVIANIYPHTIGDAVPE
- a CDS encoding NAD(P)-dependent oxidoreductase, translating into MKIGIIGATGRQGRLILEEAHARGHEVTAIIRNPAKLADKEVAIMERDIFDVQVEDLKGFDVIVDAFNAPAGMEEEHVTSLQSLIDELEHLPETRLIVVGGAGSLYADPGKTIRVMETANFPEAFKPTATNMAKALSILKESKANWTYLSPSAYFDPNGNRTGKYAEGAETLLLNSEGESYISYADYAIALVDEIERQRHLRQRYTVVGERQ
- a CDS encoding GyrI-like domain-containing protein; the encoded protein is MGRISDITLTNQPEQRIISIKTETTLKNMQTKIEECREKILTYLNLLEELPAGPCFTIYYSFTKQNVEIEVGYPIVKMLPEQDDIRMSIIPAGKRVSCLNIGPYNEIPKLYQEMDKWLEFHDFETNGISYETYYNGEGFTPQEYLTKIELPIQEADES
- a CDS encoding class I SAM-dependent methyltransferase encodes the protein METLDLIIDFHKSNPRQGPGSQQSTIKALQFLPQLTPQTQLLDVGCGTGAQTMVLSEQTPAHITAVDSSKEFLSILKHKVLQKGITNRLTVKEMDMEQLAFAPESLDVIWAEGAIYNIGFSRGIREWRPLLKKDGYLVVSEISWLTPERPQIVDKYWTEVYPEMGTIAEKTAQIEEAGYIPVAHFVLPESDWTSHYYHYYEANEAAFLERHSHSEDAKALVEENRQEMKHFEKYSAYYNYVFYIMQKR